The following proteins come from a genomic window of Canis lupus dingo isolate Sandy chromosome 20, ASM325472v2, whole genome shotgun sequence:
- the CACTIN gene encoding cactin, which yields MGRDTRSRSRSAGRRRRRQRSGSRSRSRSGSHGRRSRRRRDDEVRRRRRRQSRERRSDSEEERWQRRRRPSPSPLPPRWRSQDRSSQSDSDEERQEQQRRRWARRRRTHSWSPGSSASSSASPDRSQSPREAAAALSQQQSLQERLRLREERKQQEELMKAFETPEEKRARRLAKKEAKERKKREKMGWGEEYMGYTNTDNPFGDNNLLGTFIWNKALEKKGISHLEEKELKERNKRIQEDNRLELQKVKQLRLEREREKAMREQELEMLQREKEAEHFKTWEEQEDNFHLQQAKLRSKIRIRDGRAKPIDLLAKYISAEDDDLAVEMHEPYTFLNGLTVADMEDLLEDIQVYMELEQGKNADFWRDMTTITEDEIAKLRKLEASGKGPGERREGVNASVSSDVQSVFKGKTYSQLQVIFQGIEGKIRAGGPNLDMGYWESLLQQLRAHMARARLRERHQDVLRQKLYKLKQEQGVESEPLFPILKQEPPSPGHSLEPEDPAPTPPGPSSEGGSAEPEAEGAAPVEGEADGEAVLMEEDLIQQSLDDYDAGKYSPRLLTAHELPLDAHVLEPDEDLQRLQLSRQQLQVTGDASESAEDIFFRRAKEGMGQDEAQFSVEMPLTGKAYLWADKYRPRKPRFFNRVHTGFEWNKYNQTHYDFDNPPPKIVQGYKFNIFYPDLIDKRSTPEYFLEACPDNKDFATLRFHAGPPYEDIAFKIVNREWEYSHRHGFRCQFANGIFQLWFHFKRYRYRR from the exons ATGGGTCGGGACACACGCTCGCGCTCGCGGTCGGCTGGTCGCAGGCGCCGCAGGCAACGGAGCGGGAGTCGGAGCCGAAGTCGAAGCGGGAGCCATGGACGGCGAAGCCGCCGGCGCCGGGACGACGAAGTACGGCGCAGGCGGAGGCGGCAGAGCCGGGAGCGCAG GTCAGATTCGGAGGAAGAAAGGTGGCAGCGACGAAGGAGGCCGAGCCCAAGCCCACTGCCACCACGATGGCGCTCACAGGACCGGTCCTCTCAGTCCGACTCGGATGAGGAACGGCAGGAGCAGCAGCGGCGCCGATGGGCCCGCCGGCGACGGACACATTCTTGGTCCCCGGGCTCCTCGGCATCCAGCTCGGCCTCCCCAGACCGCTCCCAGAGCCCTCGGGAGGCGGCGGCAGCCCTGAGCCAGCAGCAGAGCTTGCAGGagcggctgcggctgcgggaGGAGcggaagcagcaggaggagctCATGAAGGCCTTCGAGACTCCCGAGGAGAAACGGGCCCGGCGGCTGGCCAAGAAGGAGgccaaggagaggaagaagcgggaGAAGATGGGCTGGGGGGAGGAGTACATGGGCTACACCAACACCGACAACCCCTTCGGCGACAACAATCTCCTGGGCACCTTCATCTGGAACAAG GCCCTGGAAAAGAAGGGGATCAGCCACCTGGAGGAGAAGGAGCTGAAGGAGCGCAACAAGAGAATCCAGGAGGATAATCGTCTAGAGCTGCAGAAG GTGAAGCAGCTGCGACTGGAGCGGGAGCGGGAGAAGGCCATGcgggagcaggagctggagatGCTGCAGcgggagaaggaggcagagcaCTTCAAGAcgtgggaggagcaggaggacaACTTCCACCTCCAGCAGGCCAAGCTGCG CTCCAAGATCCGCATCCGGGACGGGCGGGCCAAGCCCATTGACCTGCTGGCCAAGTACATCAGCGCCGAGGACGATGACCTGGCTGTGGAGATGCACGAGCCATACACCTTCCTCAACGGCCTCACCGTAGCGGATATGGAGGACCTGCTGGAGGACATCCAG GTGTACATGGAGCTGGAGCAGGGCAAGAACGCAGACTTCTGGCGGGACATGACCACCATCACAGAGGATGAGATCGCCAAGCTGCGCAAGCTGGAAGCGTCGGGCAAGGGCCCAG GAGAGCGGCGAGAGGGGGTCAATGCCTCGGTCAGCTCTGACGTGCAGTCGGTCTTCAAGGGGAAGACGTACAGCCAGCTGCAGGTCATCTTCCAGGGCATCGAGGGCAAAATCCGGGCAGGGGGCCCCAACCTGGACATGGGCTACTGGGAGAGCCTCCTGCAGCAGCTCCGTGCCCACATGGCGCGCGCCAG GCTCCGAGAGCGCCACCAGGACGTGCTGCGTCAGAAGCTCTACAAGCTGAAGCAGGAGCAGGGCGTGGAGAGCGAGCCTCTGTTTCCCATCCTCAAGCAGGAGCCCCCGTCCCCTGGCCACAG CCTGGAGCCTGAGGACCCGGCACCGACCCCGCCAGGACCCTCCTCGGAAGGCGGCTCTGCGGAGCCTGAGGCGGAAGGGGCGGCACCCGTGGAGGGTGAGGCGGACGGGGAGGCCGTGCTCATGGAGGAGGACCTGATCCAGCAGAGCCTGGATGACTACGACGCCGGCAAGTACAGCCCCCGGCTGCTTACAGCGCACGAGCTGCCACTGGACGCCCACGTGCTGGAGCCCGACGAGGACCTGCAGCGCCTGCAGCTGTCCCGCCAGCAGCTCCAGGTCACAG GCGACGCCAGCGAGAGTGCGGAGGACATCTTCTTCCGGCGGGCCAAGGAGGGCATGGGCCAGGACGAGGCGCAGTTCAGCGTGGAGATGCCGCTGACGGGCAAGGCCTACCTGTGGGCCGACAAGTACCGGCCCCGCAAGCCGCGCTTCTTCAACCGCGTGCACACGGGCTTCGAGTGGAACAAGTACAACCAGACGCACTACGACTTCGATAACCCGCCGCCCAAGATCGTGCAGGGCTACAAGTTCAACATCTTCTACCCCGACCTCATCGACAAGCGCTCCACGCCCGAGTACTTCCTGGAGGCGTGCCCCGACAACAAGGACTTCGCCACGCTGCGCTTCCACGCTGGGCCGCCCTACGAGGACATCGCCTTCAAGATCGTCAACCGCGAGTGGGAGTACTCCCACCGGCACGGCTTCCGCTGCCAGTTCGCCAACGGCATCTTCCAGCTCTGGTTCCACTTCAAGCGCTACCGCTACCGGCGGTGA
- the TBXA2R gene encoding thromboxane A2 receptor, with product MWPNGSSAGPCFRPSNLTAEERRLIASPWFAASFCLAGLASNLLALGVLAGARQGGSHARSSFLTLLCGLVLTDFMGLLVTGAIVVAQHAALLDWRAADPGCRLCQFMGVVMVFFGLCPLLLGAAMASERHLGITRPFSRPAASSRRRAWATVALVWAAALALGLLPLLGVGRYTVQYPGSWCFLTLGAQPGDVAFGLLFTLLGSLSVGLSFLLNTISVATLCHVYHGQEAAQQRPRDCEVEMMAQLTGIMVVASICWMPLLVFIAQTVLRSPPAMSPTGQLSRATEQQLLIYLRVATWNQILDPWVYILFRRAVIRRLHPRLSARPRSLSLQPQLTQRRPVP from the exons ATGTGGCCCAACGGCAGCTCCGCGGGGCCGTGTTTCCGGCCGAGCAACCTGACGGCGGAGGAGCGGCGCCTCATCGCGTCGCCCTGGTTCGCGGCCTCCTTCTGCCTGGCGGGCCTGGCGTCCAACCTGCTGGCGCTGGGCGTGCTGGCGGGCGCCAGGCAGGGCGGCTCGCACGCGCGCTCCTCCTTCCTCACGCTCCTCTGCGGCCTGGTCCTCACCGACTTCATGGGGCTGCTGGTGACCGGCGCCATCGTGGTGGCCCAGCACGCCGCGCTGCTCGACTGGCGCGCCGCCGACCCCGGCTGCCGCCTGTGCCAGTTCATGGGCGTCGTCATGGTCTTCTTCGGCCTCTGCCCGCTGCTGCTGGGCGCCGCCATGGCCTCGGAGCGCCACCTGGGCATCACGCGGCCCTTCTCGCGGCCCGCGGCCTCCTCGCGCCGCCGGGCCTGGGCCACCGTGGCGCTGGTGTGGGCCGCGGCGCTGGCGCTGGGCCTGCTGCCGCTGCTGGGCGTGGGCCGCTACACCGTGCAGTACCCCGGCTCCTGGTGCTTCCTGACGCTCGGCGCCCAGCCCGGGGACGTGGCCTTCGGCCTCCTCTTCACGCTCCTCGGCAGCCTCTCGGTGGGGCTGTCCTTCCTGCTCAACACCATCAGCGTGGCCACCCTGTGCCACGTGTACCACGGGCAGGAGGCGGCCCAGCAGCGCCCGCGGGACTGCGAGGTGGAGATGATGGCCCAGCTCACGGGCATCATGGTGGTGGCCAGCATCTGCTGGATGCCGCTGCTG GTCTTCATCGCCCAGACGGTGCTGCGCAGCCCGCCCGCCATGAGCCCGACCGGACAGCTGTCCCGGGCCACCGAGCAGCAGCTGCTCATTTACCTGCGCGTGGCCACCTGGAACCAGATCCTGGACCCCTGGGTGTACATCCTGTTCCGCCGGGCGGTGATCCGTCGCCTGCACCCTCGCCTCAGCGCGCGGCCCAGGTCGctgtccctgcagccccagctcaCCCAGAGGCGCCCGGTGCCGTAG
- the GIPC3 gene encoding PDZ domain-containing protein GIPC3: MESAAAHEPRGAEAPRPSAPPPPPSPAPAEPPAAPRARPRLVFRTQLAHGSPTGKIEGFTNVRELYAKIAEAFGIAPTEILFCTLNSHKVDMQKLLGGQIGLEDFIFAHVRGETKEVEVTKTEDALGLTITDNGAGYAFIKRIKEGSIINRIQAVCVGDSIEAINDHSIVGCRHYEVAKMLRELPKSQPFTLRLVQPKRAFDMIGQRSRSSKCPVEAKVTSGRETLRLRSGGAATVEEVPSEFEEEASRRVDDLLESYMGIRDPELASTMVDTSKKTASVQEFARRLDSVLGEFAFPDEFVVEVWAAIGEAREACG, translated from the exons ATGGAGAGCGCAGCGGCCCACGAGCCCCGGGGCGCCGAGGCCCCGCGCCCgtccgcgcccccgcccccgccctcgcccgcgcccgcggagccccccgccgcgccccgcgcgcgTCCGCGCCTGGTCTTCCGCACGCAGCTGGCGCACGGCAGCCCCACGGGCAAGATCGAGGGCTTCACCAACGTCCGCGAGCTCTACGCCAAGATCGCCGAGGCCTTCGGGATCGCGCCCACAGAG ATCTTATTCTGTACCCTAAACAGCCACAAAGTGGACATGCAGAAACTCCTGGGCGGCCAGATCGGGCTGGAGGACTTCATCTTTGCGCACGTGCGCGGAGAGACCAAGGAGGTAGAGGTCACCAAGACCGAAGACGCCCTGGGACTGACCATCACGGACAACGGGGCCGGCTACGCCTTCATCAAG AGGATCAAGGAGGGCAGCATTATCAACCGGATCCAGGCTGTGTGCGTGGGCGACAGCATCGAGGCCATCAATGATCACTCCATCGTCGGCTGCCGCCACTACGAGGTGGCCAAGATGCTCCGGGAGCTGCCCAAGTCCCAGCCCTTCACCCTGCGCCTGGTGCAGCCCAAGAGAGCCTTCG ATATGATCGgccagaggagcaggagcagcaaaTGCCCCGTGGAAGCAAAAGTGACCAGTGGGAGGGAGACCCTGCGTCTTCGTTCTGGGGGGGCTGCCACCGTGGAGGAAGTG cccagcgAATTTGAGGAGGAGGCGTCCCGGAGGGTGGACGACCTGCTGGAGAGTTACATGGGCATTCGGGACCCAGAGCTGG CGTCCACCATGGTGGACACCTCCAAGAAGACAGCGAGCGTCCAGGAGTTTGCGCGCCGTTTAGACTCCGTCTTGGGCGAGTTCGCCTTCCCGGACGAGTTTGTGGTGGAGGTGTGGGCCGCCATCGGCGAGGCCAGGGAGGCCTGCGGCTAG